Within Runella rosea, the genomic segment TCGCGCAGGTTTCCGTCGCCTACGTTGTTGCATGAGCAGACCGTTTTTCCTTTGAGTGCAGGGGCAGATTTACCGCTTCGGAGCAATTTGAGCCGTTTTTCCGAAAGTTCGGTTTGGTGCTGAATCAATGATTTGAATTCTGTAAATTCCGATTTGTCTCCCAGCAAAATGGCCCCGACGAGTTTATCGCCGTGAATGATACATTTTTTGTAATATCGTTTTTGTTTGTCCATAAATAGAACTTCTTCGTATTCGGCACCAGCCCCGTTGGCGGGGATTTCGGTCATGCCCAACGAGCATAAATCTAGGCCTTCCATTTTCAGGATATTCATGGAAATGGTGGGCCGATAATAACTTTGAATATCGCCGTTGAAATAGGCGCATAATGCTTCGGCTTGCTCCTCCGCGGCGGCCGTAATTCCAAATTGTTGCCCCTCAACTTCGGCAACCTCGCCGATGGCAAAGATGGCAGGGTCGGAGGTTTGGAGATAGGCATTCACTACTATCCCGCGTTGTACATCCAAACCCGCTTTACGGGCGATTTCGACGTTGGGCGTCGTGCCAATTGTTAGTACAACGGCATCACAGTCAATGACTTGGCCTGAGGTTAGGCGAACGCTGCCGACTTGGTTGTTTTGACCCGCTAAGTATTTGACTTCGTCGTTGTAATAAATATCAATGCTGCGGTCTTTGAGTTCTTCGTGTAAAAGAGTGCTCGCGGTAGCGTCCAATTGACGGTTCATCAGGCGTGAAGCTCGGTGAATGACGGTGGCCTTGTGGCCTAGTTGGCGCAACGAAGCCGCCAATTCTAGTCCCAATAAACCGCCGCCCACGATGACGATGTGTTTTGCCTGACCAATTCCCAAATGATGCGTTAAACCGTCGGCATCTTGCCGCGTACGCATGGTAAAAACGCCCTCTAAGGATACGTCATAATCTTTGGGCGTGGCCGAACGACTGCCCGTGGCAATAACGAGGCGGTCGTAGGGATGGAGATTGCCTTTTGAATCAAGAACGGTTTTTTGGACACGGTCAATGTGCTCAATGCTGAGGCCTTCGTACAGATGCACCAAAGCCCGCTCGTCGTCCTGCATTTTGAGCAATTTCTCCCAACGCATGGTGCCGCTGATATAGTCGGGCAGCATCACGCGGTTATAAAAAGCAAACGGCTCTTTGCTGAATACGTGAATTTCGTCGGTAAGGTTATGCTGGCGGTGGGCCGTCACGAATTTATACGCCGCTGCTCCCGCCCCCACGACGATGATACGCTCCCTGATTTTTTTAAATTTCTTGACTTCAACCGCCGCGTATTTAAAGTCAGGCTCTTTGGAATAAGGGTCAACCAAGTCGCTCGTAATGTTGTTGGCGCGTGCGGCTGTACTTTGAATTATTTTCCCCCAGTGCATGGGCAAAAACACCACTCCTTGCCGAATATCGTCTGTGATTTTGGCGGGCACTTGCACCTGTCCGCGTGGGTTTTGTATGGTGACAATGTCGCCTTCTTTGATGCCGCGTTCGTGGGCATCAGCGGGGTTTATTTCCAAAAAAGCCTTCGGAATGTGCTGATTCAGTTTATTGACCCGACCCGTTTTTGTCATCGTGTGCCACTGGTCACGAATACGACCCGTGGTCAATACCAACGGAAAATCATCGCTGAGCGGCTCGGATTGGTTGCCGTCTGGGATGGTTTTGATTTGTGCTTTATGAGAAGGGGTATAAAATTGATGATCGGTAAACAGGCGCGGTGTTCCGTTAGATTCTGCTGTTGGGACGGGCCATTGCAGGGTACCTTGGGTGCGTAGCCGCTCGTGCGAAAGTCCGCTGATATCTACGTTGGTTCCTTTGGTAAGGCAAACGTGCTCGTCGTAGATTTCTGATGCATTTCGGTAATTAAAAGCGTGGCCGAAACCCATTTTATGGGCAAATTTGACGATGATTTCGCTATCGGGGAGGGCTTCTCCCACGGGTTCGTTGAATTGACTGA encodes:
- a CDS encoding nitrate reductase — translated: MKGTTAHKTTCCYCGVGCGVVVQKTRDGHISVEGDPDHPSSKGMLCSKGRNLHYTVMDTTDRLLYPQMRRNRQAPLQRVTWDTALERAAAVFKTFIDKYGPDSVGFYASGQCLTEEYYVVNKLIKGFIGSNNLDTNSRLCMSSAVVGYKMALGEDSVPCSYEDIELADCFLIAGSNPAWNHPIVFRRMEAHKATNPRVKFIVVDPRRTDTARMADLHLQIKPGTDVVLLNAIAKGLISRGYIDEHFIKNHTEGFDTYRLQVTERDMREAAKICGISLHDIHQAVEYIGKSKGFISMWAMGFNQSVIGVNKNLALLNLHLITGHIGKAGSGPFSLTGQPNAMGGREVGGLSNLLPAHRNLADPAHRQEVADFWGVPALNPKPGLTATEMFEALKDGRMKAIWIMCTNPLVSLPNAHLIEEALKAAKFVVVQDVSNRSDTVAYADLVLPAAAWGEKTGTMTNSERRVSYLSQFNEPVGEALPDSEIIVKFAHKMGFGHAFNYRNASEIYDEHVCLTKGTNVDISGLSHERLRTQGTLQWPVPTAESNGTPRLFTDHQFYTPSHKAQIKTIPDGNQSEPLSDDFPLVLTTGRIRDQWHTMTKTGRVNKLNQHIPKAFLEINPADAHERGIKEGDIVTIQNPRGQVQVPAKITDDIRQGVVFLPMHWGKIIQSTAARANNITSDLVDPYSKEPDFKYAAVEVKKFKKIRERIIVVGAGAAAYKFVTAHRQHNLTDEIHVFSKEPFAFYNRVMLPDYISGTMRWEKLLKMQDDERALVHLYEGLSIEHIDRVQKTVLDSKGNLHPYDRLVIATGSRSATPKDYDVSLEGVFTMRTRQDADGLTHHLGIGQAKHIVIVGGGLLGLELAASLRQLGHKATVIHRASRLMNRQLDATASTLLHEELKDRSIDIYYNDEVKYLAGQNNQVGSVRLTSGQVIDCDAVVLTIGTTPNVEIARKAGLDVQRGIVVNAYLQTSDPAIFAIGEVAEVEGQQFGITAAAEEQAEALCAYFNGDIQSYYRPTISMNILKMEGLDLCSLGMTEIPANGAGAEYEEVLFMDKQKRYYKKCIIHGDKLVGAILLGDKSEFTEFKSLIQHQTELSEKRLKLLRSGKSAPALKGKTVCSCNNVGDGNLRDAIAGGCTDFQTLCQQTGAGTGCGSCKPEVKAMLERRSERAEARK